The sequence CAAGTTTCTGTGACTATCTTTGAATCAGAAATACTTATTACTTGATAAATCTGATAGTCTAATTGAAAATATGATAATATTATAAAAAGAGAATTGTTATATTTTTCTATAGTCCACCATTCAACATCAAATGATTCATTGCCCTTTGACTCATCTATGCGATAATACATTTTCAATTTTGATGTATTGTAATAGTATGGCTTTTCTTTAAACTCAAGTCTTAAAGAATCGTTCCTTTCCTTTACTAACCAATTATTGGTTAGTAGAATCTTTTTTATTTCACTTGTGTCCTTTTTTGTTTGGGAATTTTTAATTGGAATAAATGAATTGGTTTGAGCAGAGTCTATTATCAGAAGAATATCATCAGTATATTTTATAATTTGCCCATAGACAGTTGTGTCATCAAGTATCAGGTTATTAGCAGAATCTATAAAGTATTTATAACTTTTTAATTTGTTGAATTCAAAATATTTGGTAAAGAATAACGTGTCATTATCTGATAAATCCAAATAAATTCCAGGGTCAGACCAAGAATCTCGGTATGTCGAAATCCATTCTTTTTTATTAGAAATATCTTTATCATTTTGGCATGAAAAAAGAAACAATAAGAAAATTAATTGTATATATTTTGTTAACATCATTTTTTTATTAGTATGGTGCCTAACGGTTGGTACATGTTGTCGGGGCGGATTTCGGAGAGCGTTCCTGTCCGCAGGACACGGAACTGCGATGCGAGAATCCGTAGTTGGCGTACCACCAAACCCCGCCCTGCAATATGTACCTTGTTACCAGCTGGCTTTTATATTTTTTTATTTCCAAATATTTTCAATCGTACTCCAAAATTTATGTTGACAATTCTCACACAGATATTCATATTCAATTGGTGTAGATGTGTGAACAAAAGGCTGTCTTTTAATTTCTCTTTTATTACCAGTCTTTTTATATTCTCGTGCCTTACATCTTGGACAAGTCAATTCTCTTCTTTTTGCAAGCCTATAAGAGATTATTATTAAGAAAAGAACTAATATTATAATTGAGACGGTTTTCATTTAAGTAATCTTGGGTTTTTATTTTCAAGTTTTCATAAATGCGATGGAATGATTCTGATGACCATTCCATAACATTTTTTATATGTTTTAAATCTATTACCATTTCATCTTTCCAGTCCAAATTTCCATACCTGAAAGTAGTACTTCCTGGGTCAAATTCATTAAATGACTTTATAATATTATCAAACCATTTTGGTGGTTGGATATTTAATTTGTCAATCAAAGTTTGATTAAATTTCTCCGAAAGGATTGTCAAGTCGTGTGTATTATTTTCTTGTTTAAGAATTGCTTTTAAATATAACTCTGTCGAATGGCGATATGTAAATATTATCGGAAAGAAAATCCCCCAATTGTTATCTTGATTTATAAGGTTATCGACTAATAAGTCTCCAGCTTTTTTATAGGAATCCGCGAGTTCAAGTTTTCCAATTCCACCAATCAGTCCACCTGCAACAAAGATATTTTCCAGATATTCGCTTTCAGATAATTCTCTAAATATTGGAATTGCTTCTTTCG comes from uncultured Draconibacterium sp. and encodes:
- a CDS encoding MerR family transcriptional regulator, whose translation is MPNYTLKYGVSEIAEILNVDKNLIKTWTFHFSEYLNKKASPKKGIQREYTNNDINVLSYISYSWEEEPDIESIKIGLNCNYHLDSPFNEVAKEAIPIFRELSESEYLENIFVAGGLIGGIGKLELADSYKKAGDLLVDNLINQDNNWGIFFPIIFTYRHSTELYLKAILKQENNTHDLTILSEKFNQTLIDKLNIQPPKWFDNIIKSFNEFDPGSTTFRYGNLDWKDEMVIDLKHIKNVMEWSSESFHRIYENLKIKTQDYLNENRLNYNISSFLNNNLL